The following are encoded together in the Arcobacter aquimarinus genome:
- the bioV gene encoding pimelyl-ACP methyl ester esterase BioV, protein MTSKNFFSGFCFFNESELFNEYLITNDFTISGFSYGAIKAFEEALNSKNRVDRLQLFSPAFFQNFDEKFKRAQLHYFKKDENIYVENFLKNVIYPKEIDISKYFKVGTAQELEELLFYEWSEEKLQKLVDKGTIIEVYLGEKDKIIDSLKVKEFFKNFATTYYIKNKGHLL, encoded by the coding sequence ATGACTTCTAAAAATTTTTTTTCTGGTTTTTGTTTTTTCAATGAATCAGAACTTTTTAATGAATATTTAATAACTAATGATTTTACAATTAGTGGTTTTTCTTATGGTGCTATTAAAGCATTTGAAGAGGCTTTAAATTCTAAAAATAGAGTTGATAGACTTCAACTCTTTTCTCCTGCTTTTTTCCAAAACTTTGATGAAAAGTTTAAAAGAGCTCAATTACATTATTTTAAAAAAGATGAAAATATTTATGTAGAAAATTTTTTGAAAAATGTTATCTACCCAAAAGAGATTGATATTTCAAAATATTTTAAAGTAGGAACAGCACAGGAGTTAGAAGAACTTTTATTTTATGAATGGAGTGAAGAAAAACTTCAAAAATTAGTAGATAAAGGGACAATTATTGAAGTTTATTTGGGAGAAAAAGACAAAATAATAGACTCTTTAAAAGTAAAAGAGTTTTTTAAAAATTTTGCAACTACATACTATATAAAAAATAAAGGACATTTATTATGA
- a CDS encoding mechanosensitive ion channel domain-containing protein — protein MFKKIFTLVFLVSFCFSQENVLNKKDKAEVAKIEQNIIQEKQEEALKLEEERKLQELEEQKAKELNMKNLAQINSLLQKIATIDFELRDNILLKRYSNYLSYSKISTELEILKDGLKKKTNTTDEQIYQLHNKIRVKENELELIEEYRGSPIGALINPPDIEKYENITNPFGIINALSHIKKLENNKKQFKSLDIQIDSLVTKLDEELVLYLELFNLEPKAEYKDKITFLDKQKKDFSMVLDIVSTSEEVYTRKIEQVILEIKNQISQQIQKMFVIFLIILVLFVISFLVKLALKKYFSQNENYYMINKIINFTLVFLVVMVVLFSYIDNVSYLVTILGFASAGIAIALKDWFMSIFGWMVIVTSGSIQVGDRIKVTKGGVETVGDVLDISLFKITIREDITLTSYMVNRRSGRIFFIPNNYIFSELISNYTHSGLRTVWDGIDITITFDSNHKKAQKIARDILKHYSKGYTDITRKQLSKMRNKYQLRATGVEPRVFTFVESHGIVISSWYLTNSYAALVLRSTISPEILDAFMKEDDIHIAYPTQQININKTENAYGPASKPRPVPKDLEDEIIRR, from the coding sequence GTGTTTAAAAAAATATTTACTCTTGTATTTTTAGTCTCTTTTTGTTTTTCACAAGAGAATGTTTTAAATAAAAAAGATAAAGCAGAAGTAGCAAAAATTGAACAAAATATTATTCAAGAGAAGCAAGAAGAGGCTTTAAAACTTGAAGAAGAGAGAAAACTTCAAGAACTTGAAGAGCAAAAAGCAAAAGAGTTAAATATGAAAAATTTAGCTCAAATAAATAGTTTACTTCAAAAAATTGCTACTATTGATTTCGAATTAAGAGATAATATTTTATTAAAAAGATATTCTAACTATCTATCTTATAGTAAAATTTCTACAGAATTGGAGATTTTAAAAGATGGTTTAAAGAAAAAAACAAATACAACTGATGAACAAATTTACCAATTGCATAATAAAATTAGAGTAAAAGAGAACGAGTTAGAATTAATTGAAGAGTATAGAGGTTCACCAATTGGGGCTTTAATCAATCCTCCTGATATAGAAAAGTATGAAAATATAACTAATCCTTTTGGAATAATTAATGCTTTATCTCATATTAAAAAATTAGAAAATAATAAAAAACAGTTTAAAAGTCTTGATATTCAAATAGATAGTTTAGTGACAAAACTTGATGAAGAGTTAGTTTTATATTTGGAACTTTTTAATTTAGAACCAAAAGCAGAATATAAAGATAAAATCACTTTTTTAGATAAGCAAAAAAAAGATTTTTCTATGGTTTTAGATATTGTATCTACAAGTGAAGAGGTTTACACAAGAAAAATAGAACAAGTAATTTTAGAGATTAAAAATCAGATTTCTCAACAAATCCAAAAAATGTTTGTTATCTTTTTGATTATTTTAGTTTTATTTGTCATTTCATTTTTGGTAAAACTAGCTCTTAAGAAGTATTTTTCACAAAATGAAAATTACTATATGATAAATAAAATAATCAATTTTACATTGGTTTTTTTAGTTGTTATGGTAGTTTTATTTTCATATATAGATAATGTTTCATATCTTGTAACAATTCTTGGATTTGCTTCAGCTGGTATTGCTATTGCTCTAAAAGATTGGTTTATGTCAATTTTTGGATGGATGGTAATAGTTACTTCAGGTTCTATTCAAGTAGGAGATAGAATAAAAGTTACAAAAGGTGGAGTTGAAACAGTTGGTGATGTTTTGGATATTTCTTTATTTAAAATAACAATAAGAGAAGATATTACTTTGACTTCTTATATGGTAAATAGAAGAAGTGGAAGAATATTCTTTATTCCAAATAACTATATTTTTTCGGAGCTTATCTCAAACTATACACACTCAGGTTTAAGAACTGTTTGGGATGGAATTGATATTACAATTACTTTTGATTCAAATCATAAGAAAGCTCAAAAAATTGCAAGAGATATTTTAAAACACTATTCAAAAGGTTATACAGATATTACAAGAAAACAACTTTCTAAAATGAGAAATAAGTACCAATTACGTGCAACTGGAGTTGAACCTAGAGTATTTACTTTTGTAGAATCTCATGGTATTGTAATTTCATCTTGGTATTTAACAAACTCTTATGCTGCTTTAGTTTTAAGAAGTACGATAAGTCCTGAAATACTAGATGCTTTTATGAAAGAAGATGATATTCACATAGCTTACCCAACTCAACAAATCAATATAAATAAGACAGAAAATGCTTATGGACCAGCTTCAAAACCAAGACCTGTTCCAAAAGATTTAGAAGATGAAATAATAAGAAGATAA
- the mtaB gene encoding tRNA (N(6)-L-threonylcarbamoyladenosine(37)-C(2))-methylthiotransferase MtaB, with product MNFSQNKPKVYFKTFGCRTNVFDTQVMMSNLKDFEVTQDESLADVVVINSCTVTNSADSTARGYINGLKKLPKDPRVVFTGCGVWTKGEALFNENKVDSLFGHSEKEKINELLLNENRFFNAGDLTHIDETIVEEFVGKSRAFIKIQEGCDFRCSYCIIPYVRGDARSYNEDKILEQVTTLASNGFGEFILTGTNVGSYGKKQHTSLAKLLKKMALIKGVRRIRMGSIEPIQIDDEFKELINEPFMAKHLHIALQHTSKEMLKIMNRRNKVLSDLELFEFLRDNGYALGTDFIVGHPGETAEIWKEAMENLHRFPLTHVHAFTYSKRDGTPSATMKPEIKGDIAKQRYNELVSIIEQKNFDFRTANKKTLEVLIEQEKNGKYIGLDQFFNTVEIDSSVDLVGDWVYLDEYEVKADKNVARFK from the coding sequence ATGAATTTTTCACAAAATAAACCAAAAGTATATTTTAAAACTTTTGGTTGTAGAACAAATGTATTTGATACTCAAGTTATGATGAGTAATTTAAAAGATTTTGAAGTAACTCAAGATGAATCTTTAGCGGATGTAGTTGTTATAAACTCATGTACAGTTACAAATAGTGCTGATAGCACTGCAAGGGGTTATATAAATGGTTTGAAAAAACTTCCAAAAGACCCAAGAGTTGTTTTTACAGGGTGTGGAGTATGGACAAAAGGGGAAGCACTTTTTAATGAAAATAAAGTTGATTCACTTTTTGGACATTCTGAAAAAGAGAAAATAAATGAGCTTTTATTAAATGAAAATAGATTTTTTAACGCTGGTGATTTAACTCATATTGATGAAACAATCGTTGAAGAGTTTGTTGGTAAAAGTAGGGCATTTATCAAAATTCAAGAGGGATGCGATTTTAGATGTTCATATTGTATTATTCCTTATGTAAGGGGCGATGCAAGAAGTTATAATGAAGATAAAATTTTAGAACAAGTTACAACTTTAGCATCAAATGGTTTTGGTGAATTTATTTTAACTGGAACAAATGTAGGAAGTTATGGAAAAAAACAACATACAAGTTTGGCAAAACTTCTTAAAAAAATGGCATTAATCAAAGGTGTTAGACGTATAAGAATGGGAAGTATTGAACCTATTCAAATCGATGATGAGTTTAAAGAACTTATAAATGAGCCATTTATGGCAAAACATCTTCATATTGCGCTTCAACATACTTCAAAAGAGATGCTAAAAATTATGAATAGAAGAAATAAAGTTTTATCTGATTTAGAACTTTTTGAGTTTTTAAGAGACAACGGATATGCTTTAGGAACAGATTTTATAGTTGGACATCCAGGTGAAACAGCTGAAATTTGGAAAGAAGCTATGGAAAATCTTCATAGATTTCCTTTAACTCATGTTCACGCATTTACCTATTCAAAAAGAGATGGAACACCAAGTGCTACTATGAAACCTGAAATAAAAGGTGATATAGCAAAACAAAGGTATAATGAATTAGTTAGCATAATAGAGCAAAAAAACTTTGATTTTAGAACAGCAAATAAAAAAACTTTAGAAGTTTTAATTGAGCAAGAAAAAAATGGAAAATATATAGGACTTGATCAATTTTTTAATACTGTTGAGATTGATTCAAGTGTTGATTTAGTTGGAGATTGGGTATACTTAGATGAGTATGAAGTAAAGGCAGATAAAAATGTTGCAAGATTCAAATAA
- a CDS encoding LytR/AlgR family response regulator transcription factor, which translates to MIVDDESLALSRLKRLLNENGIEDITAFDNPIDALKEITKTKFDAVFLDISMPNITGLELADSIIQLEPKTFIIFQTAYSEFALEAYKSGGMGYLVKPIESNDIKNILEKVRNFKTTSNEESKKILGKRGDKLYLIDINDIYYIKADLDEVIIKIKEADAYVRRKIGDLETLLSGKNFFRIHRSYIVNVDKIKSMRSVEQSKLEISFDGIAEIITSSKEGAKDFREYIERRSL; encoded by the coding sequence ATGATTGTTGATGATGAAAGTTTGGCTTTAAGTAGATTAAAAAGGTTATTAAATGAAAATGGAATTGAAGATATTACAGCTTTTGATAATCCAATTGATGCACTAAAAGAGATTACAAAAACAAAGTTTGATGCGGTTTTTTTAGATATTTCTATGCCAAATATTACAGGACTTGAACTTGCTGATTCTATAATTCAACTAGAGCCAAAAACATTTATTATTTTTCAAACTGCATATTCAGAGTTTGCACTTGAAGCTTATAAAAGCGGTGGAATGGGATATTTAGTAAAACCAATAGAATCAAATGATATAAAAAATATATTAGAAAAAGTAAGAAATTTCAAAACTACATCAAATGAAGAATCAAAAAAAATCTTAGGAAAAAGAGGAGACAAGTTATATTTAATAGACATAAATGATATTTATTATATTAAAGCTGACTTAGATGAAGTAATAATAAAAATAAAAGAAGCAGACGCTTATGTAAGAAGAAAAATAGGGGATTTAGAGACACTTTTAAGTGGAAAAAATTTCTTTAGAATTCATAGGTCTTACATCGTAAATGTGGATAAAATAAAATCTATGAGAAGTGTAGAACAATCAAAACTTGAAATCTCTTTTGACGGAATTGCAGAGATTATCACAAGCTCAAAAGAGGGTGCGAAAGATTTTAGAGAGTATATTGAAAGAAGAAGTTTATAA
- a CDS encoding sensor histidine kinase gives MQTVELKIAPKDWLYIIIIGAFFGFFISLCFYFLSYDLQNISTIIFSTTTAIFISLFAFFLITISNKFILPKVEKRFWYLISFVFSFLSGFLGFSFSFFIFSFGDFKILHIFSSFWIFISITIGFLTFLVGLILHQFISMKYKNEEIKTQVLETKLKALENELNPHFLFNALNSVSELIYQDQKKAENAVIEISKFLRNAINKESLITLETELSMVKTYVNIENVRFDEKIVLHIKDFSEFKNIKIPKFSIQLLVENAIKHGFYGKILQIDIKFSKDKIIVQNNGKITNIVKFGTGLSNLQKRLELQNVGSLSHQILDDKMVFIIELKG, from the coding sequence ATGCAAACAGTTGAACTAAAAATAGCACCTAAAGATTGGCTTTATATCATAATAATTGGGGCATTTTTTGGTTTTTTTATCTCTTTATGTTTTTATTTTCTAAGTTATGATTTACAAAATATTTCAACTATTATTTTTAGTACAACTACAGCTATTTTTATCTCTTTATTTGCATTTTTTTTAATAACAATTTCAAATAAATTCATTCTTCCTAAAGTTGAAAAGAGATTTTGGTATTTGATTAGTTTTGTGTTCTCTTTTTTATCAGGATTTTTAGGGTTTAGTTTTTCATTTTTCATTTTTTCTTTTGGTGATTTTAAGATTTTACATATTTTTTCCTCTTTTTGGATTTTTATCTCTATAACTATTGGTTTTTTGACTTTTTTAGTTGGACTTATTTTGCATCAATTTATCTCTATGAAATACAAAAATGAAGAGATAAAAACTCAAGTTTTAGAAACAAAACTAAAAGCTTTGGAAAATGAGCTTAATCCTCATTTTTTATTTAATGCCTTAAATTCAGTTTCTGAACTTATTTATCAAGACCAAAAAAAGGCTGAAAATGCAGTGATTGAAATCTCAAAATTTTTACGAAATGCTATAAATAAAGAGAGTTTGATTACTTTAGAAACTGAACTTTCTATGGTAAAAACTTATGTAAATATAGAAAATGTGAGATTTGATGAAAAAATAGTTTTACACATAAAAGATTTTAGTGAATTTAAAAACATCAAAATACCAAAATTTTCTATTCAACTTTTAGTCGAAAATGCAATAAAACATGGATTTTATGGAAAAATTTTACAAATTGATATAAAATTCTCAAAAGATAAGATAATAGTGCAAAACAATGGTAAAATAACCAACATAGTGAAATTTGGAACAGGTTTATCAAATCTTCAAAAAAGATTGGAACTTCAAAATGTTGGAAGTTTGAGTCATCAGATTTTAGATGATAAGATGGTATTTATAATAGAGTTAAAAGGATAA
- the aroB gene encoding 3-dehydroquinate synthase: protein MTVKINLPHDNSYEIFIEELKELYFDRKVVIVTNPTVSGFHLEYLKSKLKARELSVCTIPDGEEYKHMQTLESILEHCFEKRLDRKSLLVAFGGGVIGDMTGFAASIYQRGIDFVQIPTTLLSQVDASVGGKTGINNKFGKNLIGVFHQPIAVYIDPSMLKTLPKREFGAGVAEIVKMAVTFNKDFFEWLEQNDLNDEKNIQTAIAKSVQTKADVVSQDEKELGIRAALNYGHTFGHVIENETNYDTYLHGEAVGIGMCMANALAVKIGLMSQEEALRVKNLLEKYDIPTTYKIKDVDDFYEHFFLDKKSLDNKIKFILPVGIGNCKITNEVSKTDVIEILKGF from the coding sequence ATGACTGTTAAAATAAATTTACCCCATGATAATTCATACGAAATTTTTATAGAAGAGCTAAAAGAGTTATATTTTGATAGAAAAGTAGTAATAGTTACAAATCCTACTGTTAGTGGTTTTCATTTAGAGTATTTAAAATCAAAGCTAAAAGCACGAGAGTTAAGTGTTTGTACAATCCCTGATGGTGAAGAGTATAAGCATATGCAAACATTAGAGTCTATTTTAGAACATTGTTTTGAAAAAAGATTAGATAGAAAATCACTTCTTGTGGCTTTTGGTGGTGGAGTTATTGGAGATATGACGGGATTTGCTGCTTCAATTTATCAAAGAGGTATTGATTTTGTACAAATACCAACAACTTTACTTTCTCAAGTTGATGCAAGTGTTGGTGGAAAAACTGGAATAAATAATAAATTTGGGAAAAATTTAATTGGTGTTTTTCATCAACCAATTGCAGTTTATATTGACCCATCAATGCTAAAAACTTTACCAAAAAGAGAGTTTGGTGCAGGAGTTGCTGAGATTGTAAAAATGGCAGTTACTTTTAATAAAGATTTTTTCGAATGGTTAGAGCAAAATGATTTAAATGATGAAAAAAACATTCAAACAGCTATTGCAAAATCTGTTCAAACAAAAGCTGATGTGGTTTCACAAGATGAAAAAGAGTTAGGAATAAGAGCAGCTTTAAATTATGGTCATACTTTTGGACATGTTATTGAAAATGAGACAAACTATGATACATATTTACATGGTGAAGCTGTAGGGATTGGTATGTGTATGGCAAATGCTTTAGCTGTAAAAATAGGACTTATGAGTCAAGAAGAAGCGTTAAGAGTGAAAAATTTACTTGAAAAGTATGATATCCCAACAACTTATAAAATAAAAGATGTTGATGATTTTTATGAGCATTTTTTCTTAGATAAAAAATCATTGGATAATAAAATCAAGTTTATTTTACCTGTTGGAATAGGAAATTGTAAGATTACTAATGAAGTTAGTAAAACAGATGTTATTGAAATATTAAAAGGTTTCTAA
- a CDS encoding SRPBCC family protein, with the protein MQTFIKSSYISCDIKSLFEFHLDTNNLTFITPKDIKVELLTKDFKPQVGQILKIKSTKYFIPMNWEVKIEKIDEPNLLVDFALKSPFSYWEHKHIFIKHGNMCEMKDVITFKMPFGIFGKLLEGFVKKDLQKMFDYRHKATKEILEKGKN; encoded by the coding sequence ATGCAAACATTTATCAAAAGTTCATATATAAGTTGTGATATAAAATCTCTATTTGAGTTTCACTTAGATACAAATAATCTAACATTTATCACTCCAAAAGATATAAAAGTCGAACTCTTAACAAAAGATTTTAAACCACAAGTTGGACAAATATTAAAAATCAAAAGTACTAAATATTTTATACCAATGAATTGGGAAGTAAAAATAGAAAAGATTGATGAGCCAAATTTATTGGTTGATTTTGCATTAAAATCACCATTTTCCTATTGGGAACACAAACATATTTTTATAAAACATGGAAATATGTGTGAAATGAAAGATGTAATTACTTTTAAAATGCCTTTTGGAATTTTTGGAAAATTACTAGAGGGATTTGTAAAAAAAGATTTACAAAAAATGTTTGATTATAGACATAAAGCTACAAAAGAGATTTTAGAAAAGGGTAAAAATTGA
- a CDS encoding DEAD/DEAH box helicase, which yields MQTKTIPLALKKRDVLAAAQSGTGKTAAFLLPILEELLEKKQPNTPILRALILVPTRELANQIAKAVDDYAKYMDIEKLAVFGGVSAKEQERKIVKGIDILVATSGRLMEHIKNKSVDLSSVTTVVIDEVDTMLDMGFLEDIESILPNVGPHRQIMMFSATMNQNVKKLAKEFLTDPVVIEVASQRSTVKIIEQQIVLVDENKKAELLSYLIGSRNYSQVLVFVNMKKEADELVEHLELDGLSALCIHGDVRQSARGKALKKFKSGDIRVLVATDIAARGIDIELLPVVVNFALPETIADYTHRIGRTGRAGNAGTAITLLSVKDYKFMIEIEKELIINIPRIEVEGFETTEKKPRLFKARPKQLSVKKAEAKKTAKKTGYTKTNAPEKKPAKKRKTTKRDSNRSFGK from the coding sequence ATACAAACAAAAACAATTCCTTTGGCACTTAAAAAAAGAGATGTTTTAGCAGCTGCACAAAGTGGTACAGGTAAAACTGCTGCTTTTTTATTGCCAATTTTAGAAGAACTATTAGAAAAAAAACAACCTAATACTCCTATTTTAAGAGCTTTAATTTTAGTTCCAACAAGAGAATTAGCAAATCAAATAGCAAAAGCCGTTGATGATTATGCTAAATATATGGATATTGAAAAATTAGCTGTTTTTGGTGGAGTTTCAGCAAAAGAACAGGAAAGAAAAATAGTAAAAGGTATTGATATTTTAGTTGCTACAAGTGGTAGATTGATGGAGCACATAAAAAATAAAAGCGTTGATTTATCAAGTGTTACAACTGTTGTAATTGATGAAGTTGATACTATGCTTGATATGGGATTTTTAGAAGATATCGAATCTATTTTACCAAATGTTGGACCTCATAGACAAATCATGATGTTTAGTGCAACAATGAATCAAAATGTAAAAAAACTTGCAAAAGAGTTTTTAACAGATCCTGTTGTAATTGAAGTAGCAAGCCAGCGTTCAACTGTAAAAATAATTGAGCAACAAATAGTTTTAGTTGATGAAAATAAAAAAGCTGAACTATTGTCTTATTTAATTGGGTCAAGAAACTACTCTCAAGTTTTAGTTTTTGTTAATATGAAAAAAGAGGCTGATGAATTAGTAGAACACCTTGAACTTGATGGACTAAGTGCTTTATGTATACATGGAGATGTAAGACAAAGTGCAAGAGGAAAAGCTCTTAAAAAGTTTAAATCAGGAGATATTAGAGTTCTAGTAGCAACAGATATTGCAGCACGTGGAATTGATATTGAACTTTTACCTGTTGTTGTAAACTTTGCATTACCAGAAACAATTGCTGATTATACACACAGAATTGGAAGAACAGGACGTGCTGGAAACGCAGGAACTGCAATCACTCTTTTAAGTGTAAAAGATTATAAGTTTATGATTGAAATTGAAAAAGAGTTGATTATAAATATTCCAAGAATTGAAGTTGAAGGTTTTGAAACAACAGAAAAAAAACCAAGACTTTTCAAAGCAAGACCAAAACAACTAAGTGTTAAAAAAGCTGAAGCAAAAAAAACTGCTAAAAAAACAGGTTACACAAAAACTAATGCACCTGAAAAAAAACCTGCTAAAAAAAGAAAAACAACAAAAAGAGATTCAAATAGAAGTTTTGGAAAATAA
- the hemH gene encoding ferrochelatase, with product MKRAVVLMNMGGPNNLNEVKVFLKNMFNDKYIIGAPQPIRAMIGSLIVFKRLEIAKQNYKELGGMSPIVGHTKRLVRRLNKQLDADVFYEMRYTPPFASDIMPKLKNYDEIYAIPMYPHYSSTTTKSSIEDFIKVAKKYNIDKKIKTIDSYYDNPLYNKVIVERIKEALNGEDSKDFELVFSAHGLTQRTINKGDLYQKHILANVEFAKKELEEQNISFKKIHVAYQSRLGPMEWLRPYMEDKLKEIKSKVIIYPISFTVDNSETQGELVLEYGEVAHELGIKDYRVAKAPNHHPYFMDAIKGIYESMK from the coding sequence TTGAAAAGAGCAGTTGTTTTGATGAATATGGGTGGACCAAATAACCTAAATGAAGTAAAAGTTTTTCTAAAAAATATGTTTAATGATAAATATATAATAGGTGCTCCTCAACCAATAAGAGCAATGATTGGTTCATTAATTGTGTTTAAAAGATTGGAAATTGCAAAGCAAAACTACAAAGAATTAGGTGGAATGTCTCCTATTGTTGGACATACAAAAAGATTAGTAAGAAGATTGAATAAACAGCTTGACGCTGATGTTTTTTATGAAATGAGATACACACCGCCATTCGCAAGTGATATTATGCCAAAACTTAAAAATTATGATGAGATATATGCAATTCCTATGTATCCACACTATTCAAGTACAACTACAAAATCATCTATTGAAGATTTTATAAAAGTTGCAAAAAAATATAATATTGATAAAAAAATAAAAACAATAGATAGTTATTATGATAATCCTTTGTATAACAAAGTAATAGTTGAGAGAATAAAAGAGGCTTTAAATGGTGAAGATTCAAAAGATTTTGAATTGGTTTTTTCAGCACATGGTTTAACTCAAAGAACTATAAACAAGGGTGATTTATATCAAAAACATATTTTAGCAAATGTGGAATTTGCAAAAAAAGAGTTAGAAGAACAAAATATAAGTTTTAAAAAAATCCATGTTGCATACCAATCAAGATTAGGACCAATGGAGTGGTTACGACCTTATATGGAAGATAAATTAAAAGAGATAAAATCAAAAGTAATAATCTATCCTATCTCATTTACAGTTGATAATTCAGAAACACAAGGTGAATTAGTTCTTGAGTATGGGGAAGTTGCCCATGAGCTTGGTATTAAAGATTATAGAGTTGCAAAAGCTCCTAATCATCATCCTTATTTTATGGATGCTATAAAAGGTATTTATGAAAGTATGAAGTGA
- a CDS encoding AAA family ATPase: protein MLQDSNKKNIDKNLKLMAMSAIVLLILFVYTIYKSSSHIQGSSYYVGIVFLFILLFLALILKFKEDKVKAFFNKNKKQPTAFDNELIKTRAKISNEDLNSSIQAVTSNITFKDVAGIKEIKEELEEIVDFLNNPKKYLEFGVKLPKGVLLVGPPGVGKTLIARAVAGEADVPFFYQSGASFVHIYVGMGAKKVRELFAKAKQSAPAIVFIDEIDAVGKARSGKSNDERESTLNELLTQMDGFDGDSGVIVIAATNKIEVLDDALLRAGRFDRRVHVGLPNIEDRKKILELYLNGKNHEINIDKLVNETAGFSSASLATLINEALLYMIKTGKKILENEDIEIAKNKLEFGKKQIKILDDEQKDILATYQASKAFISKTKVALLDESVQKLNSTFPSYLELCENIRRDLAGFIGVEVIKKEKYAVNSNDLENAENIANEIVNRYKMATSTQELLLDIKNDLRTKISLNIDEIIRLKEIMLKNEVINLDDF from the coding sequence ATGTTGCAAGATTCAAATAAAAAGAATATAGATAAAAATCTAAAATTAATGGCAATGTCAGCAATAGTTTTGCTGATATTATTTGTTTATACTATTTATAAAAGTAGTTCACATATTCAAGGAAGTTCTTATTATGTAGGAATTGTTTTTTTATTTATACTCCTTTTTTTAGCTTTAATACTAAAATTTAAAGAGGATAAAGTAAAGGCATTTTTTAATAAAAATAAGAAACAACCAACAGCTTTTGATAATGAACTTATAAAAACAAGGGCTAAAATTTCAAATGAAGATTTAAATTCAAGTATTCAAGCCGTAACTTCAAATATAACCTTTAAAGATGTTGCTGGTATTAAAGAGATAAAAGAAGAGCTTGAAGAGATAGTTGATTTTTTAAATAATCCAAAAAAATATCTTGAATTTGGAGTAAAACTTCCAAAAGGTGTACTTTTAGTTGGACCTCCTGGTGTTGGAAAAACTTTGATAGCACGTGCAGTTGCTGGTGAAGCTGATGTTCCATTTTTTTATCAAAGTGGTGCTAGTTTTGTACATATTTATGTGGGAATGGGTGCTAAAAAAGTTCGAGAACTTTTTGCAAAAGCAAAACAGAGTGCTCCAGCTATTGTGTTTATTGATGAAATTGATGCTGTTGGAAAAGCAAGAAGTGGAAAATCAAATGATGAAAGAGAATCAACGCTAAATGAACTTCTAACTCAAATGGACGGATTTGATGGAGATAGTGGAGTTATTGTAATAGCAGCAACTAATAAAATAGAAGTTTTAGATGATGCACTTTTAAGAGCTGGAAGATTTGATAGACGTGTTCATGTAGGTTTACCAAATATTGAAGATAGAAAAAAAATATTAGAGTTGTATTTAAATGGTAAAAATCATGAGATAAATATAGATAAGTTAGTAAATGAAACAGCAGGATTTAGTTCTGCTTCTTTAGCTACATTAATAAATGAAGCACTTTTATATATGATTAAAACTGGTAAAAAAATACTTGAAAATGAAGATATAGAAATAGCAAAAAATAAACTTGAGTTTGGAAAAAAACAGATAAAAATTTTAGATGATGAACAAAAGGATATTTTAGCTACATATCAAGCTTCAAAAGCATTTATTTCAAAAACAAAAGTAGCACTTCTTGATGAGAGTGTTCAAAAATTAAATTCTACTTTTCCTTCATATTTAGAATTATGTGAAAATATAAGAAGAGATTTAGCAGGTTTTATTGGTGTTGAAGTAATTAAAAAAGAGAAATACGCTGTAAATTCAAATGATTTAGAAAATGCGGAAAATATAGCAAATGAGATTGTAAATAGATATAAAATGGCTACTTCAACTCAAGAGCTTTTATTGGATATTAAAAATGATTTAAGAACTAAAATTTCTTTAAATATAGATGAAATAATTAGATTAAAAGAGATAATGCTAAAAAATGAGGTAATTAATCTTGATGACTTCTAA